In Phocoena phocoena chromosome 12, mPhoPho1.1, whole genome shotgun sequence, the following proteins share a genomic window:
- the COL10A1 gene encoding collagen alpha-1(X) chain: MLPQIALLLLISLNLVHGVFYERYQIPTGIKGPPSNTKTQFFIPYAIKSKGISVRGEEGIPGPPGPAGPRGHPGPSGPPGKPGYGSPGPQGEPGLPGPPGPSATGKPGLPGLPGKPGKRGPYGPKGDIGPAGLPGLQGPPGPPGIPGPAGISVSGKPGPQGPPGAPGPRGFPGEKGAPGVPGMNGQKGETGYGAPGHPGDRGLPGPQGPMGPPGPPGVGKSGKNGFPGQPGIKGDRGFPGERGPTGPPGPQGPPGEQGPEGTGKPGAPGAPGQPGVPGTKGHPGAPGIAGPPGAPGFGKPGLPGLKGQRGPVGLPGGPGAKGEQGPAGHPGEPGLTGPPGNMGPQGPKGIPGNHGIPGPKGEMGPVGPAGYPGAKGERGSSGLDGKPGYPGEPGLSGPKGNPGLPGPKGDPGIRGRPGLPGPEGPTGAKGVPGHNGEAGPRGAPGTPGTRGPIGPPGIPGFPGSKGDPGTPGPPGPAGIATKGLNGPTGPPGPRGHAGEPGLPGRPGPRGPPGPPGQAVLPEGFVKAGQRPFVGANQGVTGMPVSAFTVILSKAYPTIGTPIPFDKILYNRQQHYDPRTGIFTCRIPGIYYFSYHVHVKGTHAWVGLYKNGTPVMYTYDEYIKGYLDQASGSAIIDLTENDQVWLQLPNAESNGLYSSEYVHSSFSGFLVAPM, from the exons ATGCTGCCACAAATAGCCCTTCTGCTGCTAATATCCTTGAACTTGGTCCATGGAGTATTTTATGAGCGATACCAAATACCTACAGGCATAAAAGGCCCACCATCCAACACCAAGACACAATTCTTCATCCCTTATGCCATAAAGAGTAAAG GTATATCAGTAAGAGGAGAGGAAGGTATTCCTGGTCCACCAGGCCCTGCTGGACCTCGAGGGCACCCAGGTCCATCTGGGCCACCAGGAAAACCAGGCTATGGAAGTCCTGGACCCCAAGGAGAGCCAGGGTTGCCAGGACCGCCGGGACCATCAGCCACTGGGAAGCCAGGTCTGCCAGGACTCCCAGGAAAACCAGGGAAGAGAGGACCATACGGACCAAAGGGAGATATTGGACCAGCTGGTTTACCAGGACTACAGGGCCCGCCAGGGCCACCTGGAATTCCCGGCCCAGCTGGAATTTCTGTTTCAGGAAAACCTGGGCCACAGGGACCTCCAGGAGCCCCGGGACCCAGAGGCTTTCCTGGAGAAAAGGGTGCACCAGGAGTCCCTGGTATGAATGGACAGAAAGGGGAAACGGGATATGGTGCTCCTGGCCACCCTGGTGACAGGGGCCTCCCAGGTCCTCAGGGTCCCATGGGACCACCGGGCCCCCCTGGAGTGGGGAAAAGCGGTAAAAATGGGTTTCCAGGACAGCCAGGTATCAAAGGTGATCGAGGCTTTCCAGGTGAAAGGGGGCCAACTGGCCCACCAGGCCCCCAAGGTCCCCCTGGGGAACAAGGACCAGAAGGTACTGGAAAGCCAGGAGCCCCTGGAGCCCCAGGCCAGCCAGGGGTTCCAGGGACAAAAGGTCACCCTGGGGCTCCAGGAATAGCTGGGCCCCCAGGGGCTCCTGGCTTTGGGAAACCAGGCTTGCCAGGCCTGAAAGGACAAAGAGGACCTGTAGGCCTTCCAGGGGGTCCGGGTGCCAAAGGGGAACAAGGCCCAGCAGGTCATCCTGGGGAACCAGGTCTGACTGGACCCCCTGGGAATATGGGACCCCAAGGACCAAAAGGCATTCCAGGCAACCACGGGATCCCAGGCCCTAAAGGTGAGATGGGGCCAGTCGGGCCTGCAGGATACCCTGGGGCTAAGGGAGAAAGGGGCTCCTCTGGGTTAGATGGAAAACCCGGGTACCCAGGAGAACCGGGTCTCAGTGGTCCCAAGGGTAACCCAGGGTTGCCGGGCCCAAAAGGTGACCCTGGAATTAGAGGACGTCCTGGCCTCCCAGGCCCTGAGGGCCCAACAGGAGCTAAGGGAGTGCCTGGGCACAATGGTGAGGCTGGGCCAAGAGGTGCCCCTGGAACTCCAGGTACCAGAGGTCCCATCGGGCCACCAGGCATTCCAGGATTCCCTGGATCCAAAGGGGATCCAGGAACTCCGGGTCCTCCTGGTCCAGCTGGCATAGCAACTAAAGGTCTCAATggacccactgggccaccaggtcCAAGAGGGCACGCTGGAGAGCCTGGCCTCCCAGGGCGCCCGGGGCCCCGAGGCCCCCCAGGCCCCCCAGGCCAAGCAGTCCTGCCAGAGGGCTTTGTGAAGGCAGGCCAGAGGCCTTTTGTTGGTGCCAACCAGGGAGTAACAGGAATGCCTGTGTCTGCTTTCACTGTTATTCTCTCCAAAGCTTACCCAACTATAGGTACTCCTATcccatttgataaaattttatataacagGCAACAGCATTATGACCCAAGAACTGGAATCTTTACCTGTAGGATTCCAGGAATATATTACTTCTCCTACCACGTGCATGTGAAAGGGACCCATGCTTGGGTGGGCCTGTATAAGAACGGCACCCCTGTAATGTACACCTATGATGAGTACATCAAAGGCTACCTAGATCAGGCTTCAGGGAGCGCCATAATCGATCTCACAGAAAATGACCAGGTGTGGCTCCAGCTGCCCAACGCAGAGTCGAATGGGCTATACTCCTCTGAGTATGTCCACTCCTCTTTCTCAGGATTCTTAGTGGCTCCAATGTGA